In a single window of the Mesoplodon densirostris isolate mMesDen1 chromosome 16, mMesDen1 primary haplotype, whole genome shotgun sequence genome:
- the RBBP6 gene encoding E3 ubiquitin-protein ligase RBBP6 isoform X2, whose product MSCVHYKFSSKLNYDTVTFDGLHISLCDLKKQIMGREKLKAADCDLQITNAQTKEEYTDDNALIPKNSSVIVRRIPIGGVKSTSKTYVISRTEPVMGTSKAIDDSSASISLAQLTKTANLAEANASEEDKIKAMMSQSGHEYDPVNYMKKPLGPPPPSYTCFRCGKPGHYIKNCPTNGDKNFESGPRIKKSTGIPRSFMMEVKDPNMKGAMLTNTGKYAIPTIDAEAYAIGKKEKPPFLPEEPSSSSEEDDPIPDELLCLICKDIMTDAVVIPCCGNSYCDECIRTALLESDEHTCPTCHQNDVSPDALIANKFLRQAVNNFKNETGYTKRLRKQLPPPPPPIPPPRPLIQRNLQPLMRTPISRQQDPLMIPVTSSSTHPAPSISSLTSNQSSLAPPVPGHPSSTPAPVPDITATVSISVHPEKSDGPFRDSDNKILPAAALASEHSKGASSIAITALMEEKGYQVPVLGTPSLLGQSLLHGQLIPTTGPVRINTARPGGGRPGWEHSNKLGYLVSPPQQIRRGERSCYRSINRGRHHSERSQRTQGPSLPATPVFVPVPPPPLYPPPPHTLPLPPGVPPPQFSPQFPPGQPPPAGYSVPPPGFPPAPANLSTPWVSSGVQTAHSNTIPTTQAPPLSREEFYREQRRLKEESKSPYSGSSYSRSSYTYSKSRSGSTRSRSYSRSFSRSHSRSYSRSPPYPRRGRGKSRNYRSRSRSHGYHRSRSRSPPYRRYHSRSRSPQAFRGQSPNKRNVPQGETEREYFNRYREVPPPYDMKAYYGRSVDFRDPFEKERYREWERKYREWYEKYYKGYAAGAQPRPSANRENFSPERFLPLNIRNSPFTRGRREEYSGGQSHRSRNIGGNYPEKLSSRDSHNQKDNTKSKEKESENAPGDGKGNKHKKHRKRRKGEESEGFLNPELLETSRKSREPTSNEENKTDSLFVLPSRDDATPVRDEPMDAESITFKSVSEKDKREKDKPKAKGDKTKRKNDGSTVSKKETVAKPAKGPQEKLDGEREKSPRSEPPLKKAKEETPKTDNVKSSSSSQKDEKIIGTPRKAHSKSVKEHQETKPVKEEKVKKDYSKDIKSEKLTSKEEKAKKPNEKSKPLDSKGEKRKRKTEEKGGDKDFESSSMKISKLEVTEIVKPSPKRKTELDIEKLDRTPEKDKISSSTAPAKKIKLNRETGKKIGSTENISNTKEPSEKLESTSGKVKQEKIKGKVRRKVTGTEGSSSTLVDYTSTSSTGGSPVRKSEEKTDTKRTVIKTMEEYNNDNTAPAEDVIIMIQVPQSKWDKDDFESEEEDVKSTTQPISSVGKPASVIKNVSTKPSNAVKYTEKESESSEKIQKLTKEVSHEITQHEVKSSKNSASSEKGKTKDRDHSVLEKENPEKRKNSTQPEKDSNLDRLNEQGNFKSLSQSSKETRTSGKEDKHDSIRGSSNKDFTPNRDKKTDYDNREYSSSKRRDERNELTRRKDSPSRSKDSAAGQKTKPREERDLPKKGTGDSKKSNSSPSRDKKPHDHKATYDTKRSSEETKSGDKNPCKDREKHVLEAKNNKESSGNKSLYILNPPDPQIEKEQVTGQIDKNTIKPKPQLSHSSRLSSDLTRETDEAAFEPDYNESDSESNVSVKEEEISGKISKELKDKVMEKAKESLDIAAVSQVGVTRSQSQSSPSVSPSRSHSPSGSQTRSHSSSASSAESQDSKKKKKKKEKKKHKKHKKHKKHKKHAGTEVELEKSQKHKHKKKKSKKSKDKEKEKEKDDQKVKSVTV is encoded by the exons AATATACTGATGACAATGCTCTAATTCCTAAGAATTCATCTGTAATTGTTAGAAGAATTCCTATTGGAGGTGTTAAATCTACAAGCAAGACATATGTTat AAGTCGAACTGAACCAGTGATGGGAACTTCAAAAGCA ATTGATGACTCTTCTGCATCTATTTCTCTGGCCCAGCTTAcgaag ACTGCCAATCTGGCTGAAGCCAATGCTTCtgaagaagataaaattaaagcAATGATGTCGCAATCTGGCCATGAATACGACCCAGTCAA ttACATGAAGAAACCTCTAGGTCCACCACCTCCATCTTATACTTGTTTCCGTTGTGGTAAACCCGGCCATTATATTAAGAATTGCCCAACAAATGGG GATAAGAACTTTGAATCTGGCCCTAGGATTAAAAAGAGCACTGGAATTCCCAGAAGTTTTATGATGGAGGTGAAAGATCCTAACATGAAAGGTGCAATGCTTACCAACACTGGAAAATATGCAATACCAACTATAGATGC agaagcaTATgcaattggaaaaaaagaaaaaccaccttTTTTACCAGAGGAACCATCATCATCTTCAGAAGAAGATGATCCTATCCCAGATGAATTGTTGTGTCTCATCTGCAAAGATATTATGACTGATGCTGTTGTCATTCCGTGCTGTGGAAACAGTTATTGTGATGAAT GTATAAGGACAGCTCTCTTGGAATCAGATGAACATACATGTCCaacgtgtcatcagaatgatgTCTCTCCTGATGCTTTAATTGCCAATAAGTTCTTACGACAG GCTGTTAATAACTTCAAAAATGAAACTGGTTATACGAAAAGACTAAGAAAACAGTTacctccacccccacctccaaTACCACCTCCAAGACCACTCATTCAGCGGAACCTACAACCTCTGATGAGAACTCCAATATCAAGACAACAAGATCCTCTGATGATTCCAGTGACATCTTCATCAACTCACCCGGCTCCATCAATATCTTCATTAACCTCTAATCAGTCTTCCTTGGCCCCTCCTGTGCCTGGACATCCATCTTCTACCCCAGCCCCTGTACCTGATATAACTGCAACAGTCTCCATATCAGTCCACCCAGAAAAATCAGATGGACCTTTTCG GGATTCTGATAATAAAATACTGCCAGCTGCAGCGCTTGCATCTGAACATTCAAAGGGAGCCTCTTCAATTGCAATTACTGCCCTTATGGAAGAGAAG GGTTACCAGGTGCCTGTACTTGGAACCCCATCTTTGCTTGGACAGTCATTATTGCATGGACAATTGATCCCCACAACTG gCCCAGTAAGAATAAACACTGCTCGTCCAGGTGGTGGTCGACCAGGTTGGGAACA TTCCAACAAGCTTGGATATCTGGTTTCTCCACCACAGCAAATTAGAAGAGGGGAGAGAAGCTGCTACAG aagtATAAACCGTGGACGACACCACAGCGAAAGATCACAGAGAACTCAAGGCCCATCACTACCAGCAACTCCAGTTTTTGTACCTGTCCCACCCCCTCCCTTgtatcctcctcctccccacacacTTCCTCTCCCTCCAGGTGTTCCTCCTCCACAGTTttctcctcagtttcctcctggcCAGCCACCACCTGCTGGGTATAGTGTTCCCCCTCCAGGGTTTCCTCCAGCTCCGGCCAATTTATCAACACCTTGGGTATCATCAGGAGTACAGACAGCTCATTCAAATACCATCCCAACAACACAAGCACCACCTTTGTCCAGGGAAGAATTCTATAGAGAGCAACGACGACTAAAAGAAGA gtCCAAATCTCCCTATAGTGGTTCATCCTATTCAAGAAGTTCATATACTTATTCTAAATCAAGATCTGGTTCAACACGATCACGTTCTTATTCTCGATCGTTTAGCCGCTCACATTCTCGTTCCTATTCACGATCACCTCCATACCCCAGAAGAGGCAGAGGAAAGAGTCGAAATTACCGTTCACGGTCTAGATCGCACGGGTATCATCGATCTAGGTCAAGGTCACCCCCATATAGACGGTATCATTCACGATCAAGATCTCCTCAAGCATTTAGGGGACAATCTCCTAATAAACGTAATGTACCTCAAGGAGAAACAGAACGTGAATATTTTAACAGGTACAGAGAAGTTCCACCACCTTATGACATGAAAGCTTATTACGGGAGGAGTGTTGACTTCAGAGACCCATTTGAAAAAGAACGTTATCGAGAATGGGAGAGAAAATATAGAGAGTggtatgaaaaatattataaaggcTATGCTGCTGGAGCACAGCCTAGACCATCAGCAAATAGAGAGAACTTTTCTCCAGAGAGATTTTTACCACTTAACATCAGGAATTCTCCCTTCACAAGAGGCCGCAGAGAGGAGTACTCTGGTGGACAGAGTCATAGAAGTCGAAACATAGGTGGCAACTATCCAGAAAAGCTTTCATCAAGAGACAGTCACAATCAGAAGGATAATACAAAGTCAAAAGAGAAGGAGAGTGAAAATGCTCCAGGAGatggtaaaggaaataaacataagaaacacagaaaaagaagaaagggggaagAAAGTGAAGGCTTTCTAAACCCAGAGTTATTAGAAACTTCTAGGAAATCAAGAGAGCCAACaagtaatgaagaaaataaaacagactcATTGTTTGTTCTCCCAAGTAGAGATGATGCTACACCTGTTAGAGATGAACCAATGGATGCTGAATCCATTACTTTTAAATCAGTGTCTGAAAAAgacaagagagaaaaagacaaacctAAAGCAAAAGGTGACAAGACCAAACGGAAAAATGATGGATCTACTGTGTCCAAAAAAGAAACTGTTGCAAAACCTGCTAAAGGACCTCAAGAAAAACTAGATGGAGAGCGTGAAAAATCTCCTCGATCTGAACCTCCACTTAAAAAAGCCAAAGAGGAGACTCCAAAGACTGACAATGTGAAATCATCATCTTCCtctcaaaaagatgaaaagatcaTTGGTACCCCCAGAAAAGCTCACTCTAAGTCAGTAAAGGAACACCAGGAGACAAAACCAGTCAAAGAGGAGAAAGTGAAGAAGGACTACTCCAAAGACATCAAGTCAGAGAAGCTAACTAGTAAGGAAGAAAAGGCCAAGAAGCCTAATGAGAAAAGTAAACCACTTGAtagcaaaggagaaaaaaggaaaagaaaaactgaagagaaaggTGGAGATAAAGATTTTGAGTCATCTTCAATGAAAATCTCTAAATTAGAAGTAACTGAAATAGTGAAACCATCACCAAAGCGCAAAACGGAACTTGATATTGAAAAGCTGGATAGGACGcctgaaaaagacaaaatttcATCATCAACTGCTCCAGCCAAAAAAATCAAGCTTAACAGAGAAACTGGTAAAAAAATTGGAAGTACAGAAAATATATCTAATACAAAAGAACCCTCTGAAAAATTGGAGTCAACGTCTGGCAaagttaaacaagaaaaaatcaaAGGAAAGGTCAGGCGAAAAGTGACTGGAACTGAAGGATCCAGCTCAACACTTGTGGATTATACCAG taccAGTTCGACTGGAGGCAGTCCTGTGCGGAAATCTGaagaaaaaacagatacaaaGCGAACTGTCATTAAAACAATGGAAGAGTATAATAATGATAACACAGCTCCTGCTGAAGATGTTATTATTATGATTCAGGTTCCTCAATCCAAATGGGATAAAGATGACTTTGAATCTGAAGAAGAAGATGTTAAATCCACCACACAGCCTATATCAAGTGTAGGAAAACCTGCCAGTGTTATAAAAAATGTTAGCACTAAACCATCAAATGCAGTCAAATATACTGAAAAAGAAAGTGAGTCATCAGAGAAAATTCAGAAACTCACCAAGGAAGTGAGCCATGAAATTACACAGCATGAGGTCAAAAGTTCAAAAAACTCTGCATCTAGTGAAAAAGGGAAAACCAAAGATAGAGATCATTCAGTGTTGGAAAAGGAAAACccagaaaagaggaagaacagcACTCAGCCAGAGAAAGATAGTAATCTGGACCGTCTGAATGAgcaaggaaattttaaaagtctgtctCAATCTTCCAAAGAGACTAGAACTTCTGGCAAAGAAGATAAGCATGATTCCATTCGAGGTTCCTCAAATAAAGACTTCACTcccaacagagacaaaaaaactGATTATGACAACAGAGAGTATTCAAGTTCCAAACGTAGAGATGAAAGGAATGAattaacaagaagaaaagactctCCTTCTCGCAGTAAAGACTCTGCAGCTGGACAAAAAACTAAGCCAAGGGAAGAGAGAGATTTGCCTAAAAAAGGAACAGGAGATTCCAAAAAAAGTAACTCTAGTCCCTCAAGAGACAAAAAACCTCATGATCATAAAGCCACTTATGATACTAAACGTTCAAGTGAAGAGACGAAATCTGGAGATAAAAATCCCTGTAAAGATCGTGAGAAACATGTGTTAGAGGCAAAGAACAATAAAGAGTCAAGTGGCAATAAGTCACTTTATATACTTAACCCACCAGACCCACAGATTGAGAAAGAGCAAGTTACTGGGCAAATTGATAAGAACACCATCAAGCCTAAACCCCAGTTAAGTCATTCCTCTCGACTGTCCTCTGATTTAACTAGAGAAACTGATGAAGCTGCTTTTGAACCAGATTATAATGAAAGTGACAGTGAAAGCAATGTATctgtaaaagaggaagaaatttcAGGGAAAATTTCTAAGGAACTGAAAGATAAAGTAATGGAGAAAGCAAAGGAGAGCCTGGACATAGCAGCAGTCAGCCAGGTAGGTGTAACCAGGAGCCAGAGTCAAAGCAGCCCTAGTGTCAGTCCAAGTAGAAGTCATAGCCCTTCTGGAAGCCAAACCCGAAGCCACAGTAGCAGTGCTAGCTCTGCAGAAAGTCAGGAcagcaagaagaagaagaagaagaaggaaaagaaaaagcacaagaaacataAGAAGCATAAGAAGCATAAGAAACATGCAGGCACTGAAGTAGAATTGGAAAAAAgccaaaaacacaaacataagaaaaagaagtcaaagaagagcaaagataaagaaaaggagaaggagaaggatgaCCAAAAAGTGAAATCTGTCACCGTGTAA
- the RBBP6 gene encoding E3 ubiquitin-protein ligase RBBP6 isoform X1 codes for MSCVHYKFSSKLNYDTVTFDGLHISLCDLKKQIMGREKLKAADCDLQITNAQTKEEYTDDNALIPKNSSVIVRRIPIGGVKSTSKTYVISRTEPVMGTSKAIDDSSASISLAQLTKTANLAEANASEEDKIKAMMSQSGHEYDPVNYMKKPLGPPPPSYTCFRCGKPGHYIKNCPTNGDKNFESGPRIKKSTGIPRSFMMEVKDPNMKGAMLTNTGKYAIPTIDAEAYAIGKKEKPPFLPEEPSSSSEEDDPIPDELLCLICKDIMTDAVVIPCCGNSYCDECIRTALLESDEHTCPTCHQNDVSPDALIANKFLRQAVNNFKNETGYTKRLRKQLPPPPPPIPPPRPLIQRNLQPLMRTPISRQQDPLMIPVTSSSTHPAPSISSLTSNQSSLAPPVPGHPSSTPAPVPDITATVSISVHPEKSDGPFRDSDNKILPAAALASEHSKGASSIAITALMEEKGYQVPVLGTPSLLGQSLLHGQLIPTTGPVRINTARPGGGRPGWEHSNKLGYLVSPPQQIRRGERSCYRSINRGRHHSERSQRTQGPSLPATPVFVPVPPPPLYPPPPHTLPLPPGVPPPQFSPQFPPGQPPPAGYSVPPPGFPPAPANLSTPWVSSGVQTAHSNTIPTTQAPPLSREEFYREQRRLKEEEKKKSKLDEFTNDFAKELMEYKKIQKERRRSFSRSKSPYSGSSYSRSSYTYSKSRSGSTRSRSYSRSFSRSHSRSYSRSPPYPRRGRGKSRNYRSRSRSHGYHRSRSRSPPYRRYHSRSRSPQAFRGQSPNKRNVPQGETEREYFNRYREVPPPYDMKAYYGRSVDFRDPFEKERYREWERKYREWYEKYYKGYAAGAQPRPSANRENFSPERFLPLNIRNSPFTRGRREEYSGGQSHRSRNIGGNYPEKLSSRDSHNQKDNTKSKEKESENAPGDGKGNKHKKHRKRRKGEESEGFLNPELLETSRKSREPTSNEENKTDSLFVLPSRDDATPVRDEPMDAESITFKSVSEKDKREKDKPKAKGDKTKRKNDGSTVSKKETVAKPAKGPQEKLDGEREKSPRSEPPLKKAKEETPKTDNVKSSSSSQKDEKIIGTPRKAHSKSVKEHQETKPVKEEKVKKDYSKDIKSEKLTSKEEKAKKPNEKSKPLDSKGEKRKRKTEEKGGDKDFESSSMKISKLEVTEIVKPSPKRKTELDIEKLDRTPEKDKISSSTAPAKKIKLNRETGKKIGSTENISNTKEPSEKLESTSGKVKQEKIKGKVRRKVTGTEGSSSTLVDYTSTSSTGGSPVRKSEEKTDTKRTVIKTMEEYNNDNTAPAEDVIIMIQVPQSKWDKDDFESEEEDVKSTTQPISSVGKPASVIKNVSTKPSNAVKYTEKESESSEKIQKLTKEVSHEITQHEVKSSKNSASSEKGKTKDRDHSVLEKENPEKRKNSTQPEKDSNLDRLNEQGNFKSLSQSSKETRTSGKEDKHDSIRGSSNKDFTPNRDKKTDYDNREYSSSKRRDERNELTRRKDSPSRSKDSAAGQKTKPREERDLPKKGTGDSKKSNSSPSRDKKPHDHKATYDTKRSSEETKSGDKNPCKDREKHVLEAKNNKESSGNKSLYILNPPDPQIEKEQVTGQIDKNTIKPKPQLSHSSRLSSDLTRETDEAAFEPDYNESDSESNVSVKEEEISGKISKELKDKVMEKAKESLDIAAVSQVGVTRSQSQSSPSVSPSRSHSPSGSQTRSHSSSASSAESQDSKKKKKKKEKKKHKKHKKHKKHKKHAGTEVELEKSQKHKHKKKKSKKSKDKEKEKEKDDQKVKSVTV; via the exons AATATACTGATGACAATGCTCTAATTCCTAAGAATTCATCTGTAATTGTTAGAAGAATTCCTATTGGAGGTGTTAAATCTACAAGCAAGACATATGTTat AAGTCGAACTGAACCAGTGATGGGAACTTCAAAAGCA ATTGATGACTCTTCTGCATCTATTTCTCTGGCCCAGCTTAcgaag ACTGCCAATCTGGCTGAAGCCAATGCTTCtgaagaagataaaattaaagcAATGATGTCGCAATCTGGCCATGAATACGACCCAGTCAA ttACATGAAGAAACCTCTAGGTCCACCACCTCCATCTTATACTTGTTTCCGTTGTGGTAAACCCGGCCATTATATTAAGAATTGCCCAACAAATGGG GATAAGAACTTTGAATCTGGCCCTAGGATTAAAAAGAGCACTGGAATTCCCAGAAGTTTTATGATGGAGGTGAAAGATCCTAACATGAAAGGTGCAATGCTTACCAACACTGGAAAATATGCAATACCAACTATAGATGC agaagcaTATgcaattggaaaaaaagaaaaaccaccttTTTTACCAGAGGAACCATCATCATCTTCAGAAGAAGATGATCCTATCCCAGATGAATTGTTGTGTCTCATCTGCAAAGATATTATGACTGATGCTGTTGTCATTCCGTGCTGTGGAAACAGTTATTGTGATGAAT GTATAAGGACAGCTCTCTTGGAATCAGATGAACATACATGTCCaacgtgtcatcagaatgatgTCTCTCCTGATGCTTTAATTGCCAATAAGTTCTTACGACAG GCTGTTAATAACTTCAAAAATGAAACTGGTTATACGAAAAGACTAAGAAAACAGTTacctccacccccacctccaaTACCACCTCCAAGACCACTCATTCAGCGGAACCTACAACCTCTGATGAGAACTCCAATATCAAGACAACAAGATCCTCTGATGATTCCAGTGACATCTTCATCAACTCACCCGGCTCCATCAATATCTTCATTAACCTCTAATCAGTCTTCCTTGGCCCCTCCTGTGCCTGGACATCCATCTTCTACCCCAGCCCCTGTACCTGATATAACTGCAACAGTCTCCATATCAGTCCACCCAGAAAAATCAGATGGACCTTTTCG GGATTCTGATAATAAAATACTGCCAGCTGCAGCGCTTGCATCTGAACATTCAAAGGGAGCCTCTTCAATTGCAATTACTGCCCTTATGGAAGAGAAG GGTTACCAGGTGCCTGTACTTGGAACCCCATCTTTGCTTGGACAGTCATTATTGCATGGACAATTGATCCCCACAACTG gCCCAGTAAGAATAAACACTGCTCGTCCAGGTGGTGGTCGACCAGGTTGGGAACA TTCCAACAAGCTTGGATATCTGGTTTCTCCACCACAGCAAATTAGAAGAGGGGAGAGAAGCTGCTACAG aagtATAAACCGTGGACGACACCACAGCGAAAGATCACAGAGAACTCAAGGCCCATCACTACCAGCAACTCCAGTTTTTGTACCTGTCCCACCCCCTCCCTTgtatcctcctcctccccacacacTTCCTCTCCCTCCAGGTGTTCCTCCTCCACAGTTttctcctcagtttcctcctggcCAGCCACCACCTGCTGGGTATAGTGTTCCCCCTCCAGGGTTTCCTCCAGCTCCGGCCAATTTATCAACACCTTGGGTATCATCAGGAGTACAGACAGCTCATTCAAATACCATCCCAACAACACAAGCACCACCTTTGTCCAGGGAAGAATTCTATAGAGAGCAACGACGACTAAAAGAAGA ggaaaagaaaaagtccaaGCTAGATGAGTTTACAAATGATTTTGCTAAGGAATTGATGGAATACAAAAAGATTCAAAAGGAGCGTAGGCGCTCATTTTCCAG gtCCAAATCTCCCTATAGTGGTTCATCCTATTCAAGAAGTTCATATACTTATTCTAAATCAAGATCTGGTTCAACACGATCACGTTCTTATTCTCGATCGTTTAGCCGCTCACATTCTCGTTCCTATTCACGATCACCTCCATACCCCAGAAGAGGCAGAGGAAAGAGTCGAAATTACCGTTCACGGTCTAGATCGCACGGGTATCATCGATCTAGGTCAAGGTCACCCCCATATAGACGGTATCATTCACGATCAAGATCTCCTCAAGCATTTAGGGGACAATCTCCTAATAAACGTAATGTACCTCAAGGAGAAACAGAACGTGAATATTTTAACAGGTACAGAGAAGTTCCACCACCTTATGACATGAAAGCTTATTACGGGAGGAGTGTTGACTTCAGAGACCCATTTGAAAAAGAACGTTATCGAGAATGGGAGAGAAAATATAGAGAGTggtatgaaaaatattataaaggcTATGCTGCTGGAGCACAGCCTAGACCATCAGCAAATAGAGAGAACTTTTCTCCAGAGAGATTTTTACCACTTAACATCAGGAATTCTCCCTTCACAAGAGGCCGCAGAGAGGAGTACTCTGGTGGACAGAGTCATAGAAGTCGAAACATAGGTGGCAACTATCCAGAAAAGCTTTCATCAAGAGACAGTCACAATCAGAAGGATAATACAAAGTCAAAAGAGAAGGAGAGTGAAAATGCTCCAGGAGatggtaaaggaaataaacataagaaacacagaaaaagaagaaagggggaagAAAGTGAAGGCTTTCTAAACCCAGAGTTATTAGAAACTTCTAGGAAATCAAGAGAGCCAACaagtaatgaagaaaataaaacagactcATTGTTTGTTCTCCCAAGTAGAGATGATGCTACACCTGTTAGAGATGAACCAATGGATGCTGAATCCATTACTTTTAAATCAGTGTCTGAAAAAgacaagagagaaaaagacaaacctAAAGCAAAAGGTGACAAGACCAAACGGAAAAATGATGGATCTACTGTGTCCAAAAAAGAAACTGTTGCAAAACCTGCTAAAGGACCTCAAGAAAAACTAGATGGAGAGCGTGAAAAATCTCCTCGATCTGAACCTCCACTTAAAAAAGCCAAAGAGGAGACTCCAAAGACTGACAATGTGAAATCATCATCTTCCtctcaaaaagatgaaaagatcaTTGGTACCCCCAGAAAAGCTCACTCTAAGTCAGTAAAGGAACACCAGGAGACAAAACCAGTCAAAGAGGAGAAAGTGAAGAAGGACTACTCCAAAGACATCAAGTCAGAGAAGCTAACTAGTAAGGAAGAAAAGGCCAAGAAGCCTAATGAGAAAAGTAAACCACTTGAtagcaaaggagaaaaaaggaaaagaaaaactgaagagaaaggTGGAGATAAAGATTTTGAGTCATCTTCAATGAAAATCTCTAAATTAGAAGTAACTGAAATAGTGAAACCATCACCAAAGCGCAAAACGGAACTTGATATTGAAAAGCTGGATAGGACGcctgaaaaagacaaaatttcATCATCAACTGCTCCAGCCAAAAAAATCAAGCTTAACAGAGAAACTGGTAAAAAAATTGGAAGTACAGAAAATATATCTAATACAAAAGAACCCTCTGAAAAATTGGAGTCAACGTCTGGCAaagttaaacaagaaaaaatcaaAGGAAAGGTCAGGCGAAAAGTGACTGGAACTGAAGGATCCAGCTCAACACTTGTGGATTATACCAG taccAGTTCGACTGGAGGCAGTCCTGTGCGGAAATCTGaagaaaaaacagatacaaaGCGAACTGTCATTAAAACAATGGAAGAGTATAATAATGATAACACAGCTCCTGCTGAAGATGTTATTATTATGATTCAGGTTCCTCAATCCAAATGGGATAAAGATGACTTTGAATCTGAAGAAGAAGATGTTAAATCCACCACACAGCCTATATCAAGTGTAGGAAAACCTGCCAGTGTTATAAAAAATGTTAGCACTAAACCATCAAATGCAGTCAAATATACTGAAAAAGAAAGTGAGTCATCAGAGAAAATTCAGAAACTCACCAAGGAAGTGAGCCATGAAATTACACAGCATGAGGTCAAAAGTTCAAAAAACTCTGCATCTAGTGAAAAAGGGAAAACCAAAGATAGAGATCATTCAGTGTTGGAAAAGGAAAACccagaaaagaggaagaacagcACTCAGCCAGAGAAAGATAGTAATCTGGACCGTCTGAATGAgcaaggaaattttaaaagtctgtctCAATCTTCCAAAGAGACTAGAACTTCTGGCAAAGAAGATAAGCATGATTCCATTCGAGGTTCCTCAAATAAAGACTTCACTcccaacagagacaaaaaaactGATTATGACAACAGAGAGTATTCAAGTTCCAAACGTAGAGATGAAAGGAATGAattaacaagaagaaaagactctCCTTCTCGCAGTAAAGACTCTGCAGCTGGACAAAAAACTAAGCCAAGGGAAGAGAGAGATTTGCCTAAAAAAGGAACAGGAGATTCCAAAAAAAGTAACTCTAGTCCCTCAAGAGACAAAAAACCTCATGATCATAAAGCCACTTATGATACTAAACGTTCAAGTGAAGAGACGAAATCTGGAGATAAAAATCCCTGTAAAGATCGTGAGAAACATGTGTTAGAGGCAAAGAACAATAAAGAGTCAAGTGGCAATAAGTCACTTTATATACTTAACCCACCAGACCCACAGATTGAGAAAGAGCAAGTTACTGGGCAAATTGATAAGAACACCATCAAGCCTAAACCCCAGTTAAGTCATTCCTCTCGACTGTCCTCTGATTTAACTAGAGAAACTGATGAAGCTGCTTTTGAACCAGATTATAATGAAAGTGACAGTGAAAGCAATGTATctgtaaaagaggaagaaatttcAGGGAAAATTTCTAAGGAACTGAAAGATAAAGTAATGGAGAAAGCAAAGGAGAGCCTGGACATAGCAGCAGTCAGCCAGGTAGGTGTAACCAGGAGCCAGAGTCAAAGCAGCCCTAGTGTCAGTCCAAGTAGAAGTCATAGCCCTTCTGGAAGCCAAACCCGAAGCCACAGTAGCAGTGCTAGCTCTGCAGAAAGTCAGGAcagcaagaagaagaagaagaagaaggaaaagaaaaagcacaagaaacataAGAAGCATAAGAAGCATAAGAAACATGCAGGCACTGAAGTAGAATTGGAAAAAAgccaaaaacacaaacataagaaaaagaagtcaaagaagagcaaagataaagaaaaggagaaggagaaggatgaCCAAAAAGTGAAATCTGTCACCGTGTAA